CGAGCGGTTTTCGAGCGCAGCTGTCGAGAGTCCGAGCAGGTGCGCGTAGCTGTATTCCACGTAGCCGATGGTGCCTGACGCCTGTTGCACTTGCGCGCTTACCCCCGAGTTGGATTTAACGCCGATGCCGGCCGGCCATTGCACGCTCAGCCCCGAACCGACTTGCGATCGCCAGGCATCAGAAATAGCGCTCAGGTGTGCGGTGAATGCGGCCGTCGTCCCGCTGCCGTCCGAACGGTGGACGAGGGCGATGGGTGTGTCGGGCAGTGCCAAGTCGGGGTTGAGTTCGGCGATTGGCGGAGCGTTCCAGCGATCGATTTGCCCGGAGAAGATACCGGGCAATACCGACCTCGACAGCTTCAAGCCACTGCCAATGTCCGGCAAGTTATACACCACAGCAATGCTGCCCGCGGTCATCGGCAGGAGGACGACACCATCGCTCACACTGGCAATTTGCTCGTCGGTCATGGCAATATCGCTTGCTCCGAAATCAACCGTGCCCGACACCATCTGCTGGATGCCGACGCCGCTGCCGACGGGTTGGTAGTTGACCTGAATATTCGGGTGTTGGCGATTGTATTCGGCAAACCAGCGCTGGTACAGCGGTGCGGGAAACGTCGCGCCCGCCCCGTTGAGAAACACCGATTCGGCAACCGGCTCGGGCGAGGCCACGCTGGCTGACGGCGACGACTCACTGGAACCAGGCGGAGCTGTCGGTGGAGCAAAGGGCTGGCAGGCAATGAATAGCCCCGCGATCGCCACCAGCATCCAGAAACGCGAACGTCGAAAAAAATCTCGGTTCATCACTGCACCTCATAACTGCGCCGCTTGCTCGTTTCGATTCCCAAGTTATCGACGGTCGGGTGGCAGGTGTCAAGCAATGGCGATCGCCCGAAGCTGTCTGACTTTTCCTATTATCTTTCTTGCGAGTTAAATTGGTAGGTCTTCGCGACGCTCGCAAGCCTTATCATCCCGTTGTGCGATCTCAAAGCCTCAGCTTGCTTCGAATCGCTACAAACCTGGAAACCATTGCTGTGCGTTTGTCGAAGACTTTTCGGCAAAATTCAGGAAGCTGGACGTCAAAAGCATACTTCGAACCTCAGCTCGAATTTTGCTAAGAGCACCGCTCGACCGGGACTGGTTAAGAACAGCGTGCTGGCCCCAATTTGAACAATGCTGACGAGAGATGATGCAAACCATCCTGAGAAGCAGTTGATGCCAATTTGCAGCCGGTGCAGCGCTTCCTAGAGTTGATTTAAGTTTAGGCACACGAGATCGGTGAAATCCTAACTCGGTCGTGGCAGGGAAATCTGTATGCGGTTGCCCTGCTTAAAGCCGTCGGGTATTTCCGCAAGACTGCAAGCAATCAGTACACTGGATCGAGACACCGAGTCCGAGATCGACCCTCGAGATTGAGATCCGCACTGCCTTGGAGGACCGGAGATTCGGTGCCGACGCGGATGCTCGCCCCGACGAATAGCGGTCGGGCAGTCGCCCCCAATCGGATCGTTCTAGGCAAGAACAGCGATGACAGGCAGAACCGGTATCGGTATTCGCACGGCTCAGGTGCGCTCCGAACGCGCGGTCGGGCAGCTTCACGTTTACGATGGGGCCGGCAAAGGCAAATCACAGGCCGCCTTGGGCGTGGTGTTGCGAGCGATCGGTTTGGGCATTAACTCTGCCGAACCTACCCGCGTATTGCTGCTGCGTTTCCTCAAGGGCCCCGGACGGACCTATGACGAGGATGCAGCGATCGCTGCTCTGCAACGCGGCTTCCCGCACTTGATCGATCAGGTGCGGACGGGTCGCGCAGAATTTTTCGGCAAGGATGAAATCACTCGTTTTGACGAAATCGAAGCGCAGCGCGGGTGGGATATTGCCAAAGGCGCGATCGCCTCGGGTCTGTACTCGATTGTGGTGCTAGACGAACTCAATCCGGTGCTAGACCTAGGGCTGCTTCCAGTAGAGGAGGTTCTGCGCTCCCTTCGTCAGAAACCGGAGAGTCTGGAAGTCATTGCCACCGGACGCGGAGCTCCGCAAGCGCTCCTCGACCTCGCAGACTTGCATTCGGAGATGAAACCCCATGCCACCAAGGATTGTGCCGTTGAAGGGATTGAAATCTACACTGGCGCGGGCAAAGGCAAGTCCACGAGCGCTCTCGGCAAAGCCTTACAGGCAATCGGGCGCGGCATCAGCAGTGACTGGTCTCACCGCGCGCTGGTCTTGCAATGGCTTAAGGGTGGCACCGGTTACACCGAAGACGCAGCGATCGCAGCACTCAAGCAAAGCTATCCCGAGTTGATCGACCACCAGCGCTGCGGTCGTGACGCGATCGTCTGGCGGGGCAAACAAGAAGAAATCGACTTCGTGGAAGCCGAGCGCGGGTGGGAAATTGCCAAAGCGGCGATCGCCTCGGGTGCCTACAAAACCATCATCCTCGACGAACTCAACCCGACGGTGGACCTCGAACTGCTGCCATCCGACGAGATCGCGCAAACGCTGCTGCGCAAGCCGCCAGCGACCGAAGTCATTATCACCGGACGCTGTACCACTCGCCCGTCCTACTTCGACATCGCCAGCGTGTATTCCGAAATGGTCTGTCACAAGCATTACGCCGAGCGGGGCGTCGATCTCAAACGCGGTGTCGATTTCTAGCAATCGCTCCCAGATTCACTAGCGCTCGGGTCCCAAACTGCTGAAACCGCACCCGAGTCAAGATAACTCTGCGAGTAATTCCGAACGATCCTGCCCTCTCTCCCAGTGACAGAACGTTACCAGAGGGGGATAACCCTCAGCTTGGAGCGCTTACGAACGCCGAAATGGGGCAGAATCGGACAGTACTCAAACTTCGCGCTCGCGACACCCGCTAATGGGGACTTACGACCGGGCTAGCGATCGCCCCGCTGCTGAAATCAACGACTTACGTGCAGTCGAACGGCTCTTGCAGAGCATGCTGCCTGCACCGGGCGACCGGGCCGAGCTGATTGCTGAAGGCAACCGCCTTCATGTTTTCCTATTTGCGGACGACCCAACTGCCAACCCGAGTGCTAGCATTGCCCTCTTGCGAGAACAGCTAGCCCGGCGCTGCGAGCCCGAATCCAGCCGCGATCCTGCAGCGGATAGCAGCCGAACGTTCGAGTTCTTGCGCGTTTACGGCTACCGCCGCCGCGATACCACGCTGGCTTGGTTTCGGCAGATTCGACTACTCGATTTCCCGGACCCCTGCCAACTGGCAAACGTACGCCCCGCCTGCCCGGAAGATGGCGATGCGATTGTCGAAATTCAGCTAGCCGCCATCGCGGCCAGCACCGCCGACCATTATTGCCCGCAGCAGATAGAGGCACTCTGCGAAGATAAATCCCACCGCCGCGATTACGGCGAGTACCTGTTCGTCGCCGAGCGGGATGGCACCGCGCTCGGCTTCGGCGCGCTGAACGGCCCGCGGAATACCATCCATGCCATTTACGTGCGTCCGGAATATTTCCGACAGGGGATCGGCTCGCAGTTGCTCGAACGCCTCGAAACCGAAGCTCTTCGGCGCGATCGCCCGGCACTGTACGTATGCTCTTCTCGCTATGCCGAACCGTTCTACCGCACGTGCGGCTTCCATAAAGTCGGAGATTTTGCTGCATCCGTGCGCCAAACCTCTATCCCCTGCATTGGCATGATTGCCGAGCTACTTCCCAAGCGCCAACCTCGCGAGCTCCTTGCCAAGCGACGCTGGCAGTTCGTGCGGCATGTGGGGTTGATTTTAGTGGCCATCCTGCTCGTTCACGTGCTGCTGTAACGATCGCGCGCCAACCGAAGCTGCCGGGCGCGGATGCCGCAATACCAGCGTGCGAGTCGCGCGGGCGGGACGCCAAGGGCGCGTCCGGCGAGAATGGCTTGATTCAGCAACGTGGTGCGGACGATGCCAAACTCTTGCCAGCGCCGCCCGGAGGTCAGAACGCGCTGCGGCACGATCGCCACGCGCCCCTGCCTGCGCAACTGTCGGACTAGTTCGAGATCTTCCAATATTGGCAGCGGTGGAAATCCACCGAGAGCGCGGAAGTCGGCCGCCCGCAGAAATAGCGCCTGATCGCCGTAGGGAAGTTGCAGCCAGTGCGATCGCTGCCACACGCCCCATTCAATGCAGCGCAAGCCGATTCCTGGCGCGTCGATGCCGAGCTCGAATGCCCCTGCGATCGCGTCGGACGGCACGAGCGCCGTGCGGACGCACGCTGCGTAGTCCTCTGGGAGGCACGTGTCGGCATGGAGGAATAGCAAAATTTCGCCGGCTGCCACCGCTGCTCCCGCGTTCATCTGCTGGGCGCGACCGGCCCGCCCATGAACGACCACCCGGACCCCCTGGGCGCGCGCGATCGCCACCGTCGCATCGGTGCTACCGCCATCGGCAACGATGACTTCGATGCCCGCATTGGGAACGATTGCGCTGGCGAGCGTCTTTTCCAATCCGTCAGCTTCATTAAGGGCAGGGATGATAACTGAGAGCGTCGCGCTTGCCATTAGCCTACCTGCTTAACGTTCTGAATAAAGGTAAAGGCAAATCTTTGGGAAAGGATGAAAGATTGCCGAAATGTCACAAGCCGATCGAAAAACGCGGGATCTCAAGCTGCCAATCGAGAAGTATCTCGTCACCGCCTATAAACAAAACTCGCAGGTAGCAGATATTGTCGGCAAGCCGCCAGACGCCCGGCTCAAAAGCAACTGCTTAGGTTGCGGATCGATTGCAGAATGAACAGCTGCTGCGGTCGCAAGCAGACAATCGACGGCGGGCTTCTATATCTCAACCAACTGCCTGCGTAAAATGGACACGCAAAGAACTAACTGCGATTTCCCGTGACCATCGAACCTCAAACCCCCACTGCAATGCCTGCAGGTGACAAGCCAGCACCACCAACCGCCGAACCGCCGCCGAGTTATGTCAAGCTTGCCATGCGCAACATGGTACGCAAGCGCGGCAAGTCCGTCTATCACTTCGTTCTCAGTACCATCGGACTGCTCGCCCTGTTCGTCGGGCTGTCCTATCTAACGCGCTGAGGCAGCACTGCATGGACGCCTCTCCGCCAATGGCCGAACCGCCGACTCTTTCGGTTGAAGTTTGCGTTCAAGTGACCGACGCGATCGCGGCGCTCGCAGATATCCCACGCGATTCCGAGCATTGGACGCAATGGATCGCTACCTGGCTGGCTGTCGCCCCCAAGATCCCCCCGAGCGGCACCGGCTACGAGCTCGCACTGCGCCTGTGCGACGATGCCGAGATCCAATACCTAAATGCCAATTACCGCGATCGCGATCGCCCTACAGATGTCCTTGCCTTTGCCTCGCTGGAAACCGACATGCCGGACCCGACAGCCTTGGAACTCCCCGAGGCAAGTGCGGAACCGCTGTATCTGGGTGACATCATCATTTCTGTAGAGACCGCGCGCCGCCAAGCTGCCGAACGCCATCATGCCCTGTCGCTCGAGCTTGTCTGGCTGGCAACCCACGGACTGTTACACCTACTCGGCTGGGACCATCCCAGCGCTGATGCCCTCGCCGCTATGCTGGCGTGCCAGGAAATTATGTTAAGAAACTCTAATCATTGGCAAAAAGAGCGCGCGTTGACCCTTGGGCATAGCGAGTTGGCGGACTATACTTAACATGCACTTAACCCAGCCAGGAACTATGAGCAACTTCAGCTCGACCGCTCCCCGGAAGGGCAAGCTAGCGGCTGCCGAGGATTTTTCGCGCTACGTGCCGTCGGCATCTGTCGAAACCGAAGCCCCGCGTGGCGCCCGCGCTGAGCGCTCGGAACGCCGCCTTGCTTGGAAAGTTGCTCCCAATCTACTCGTCAGTTTTAGATATGCCTGGGCAGGCGTACACTACGCCTTTGTCACGCAGCGTAATTTCCGCATCCACTGCACGGTCGGCGTCCTAGCTCTTGCTCTGGGCGCTTTTTTGCAGGTCGGCACAGTAGAGTTGGCAGTTGTGGGGCTGACGGCCGCGCTGGTTATGGTGCTAGAGCTACTAAATACGGCCATTGAATCGGTCGTCGACCTGACCGTGCGACAGACCTATCACGAGCTGGCCAAGACTGCTAAAGATTGCGCAGCAGGTGCAGTCCTGATCGCGGCGATCGCCTCAGTAGTGGTTGCCGGGCTGATTTTGCTACCGCCGCTAGCGACCCTGGTGCTTGGCAGTTAATGCTTGCGCGGTCGAGCTAGGATCGTCAGGCGATCGGGTTGCCTGCGAGGATCGAGCTTTGATTATTGTTATCGACAACTACGACAGTTTTACCTACAACTTAGTGCAATACCTCGGCGAACTTGGTACGGAGTTGCCCGTGGCCGATGACGTGCAGGTCTACCGCAACGACTGCCTCGGCCTCGACGACCTGAACCAGCAGCAACCCGATGGACTCATTATCTCGCCGGGACCGGGGCGTCCGGAGGATGCCGGAATCTCGATGGAGCTGATTCGCACCTGCGCGCCAACGCTACCGCTCCTCGGCGTCTGTTTGGGACACCAATGTATCGGTCAAGTATTCGGTGGTAAGGTCATCTCGGCTCCGACGCTCGTTCATGGCAAAACCTCGCCGATTTACCACGATGAGACTGGCGTCTTCGCCGGGCTCGAGAATCCCTTTACGGCCACGCGCTATCACAGCCTGGTTGTCGAGCGCGAGTCATTGCCTGCGGTCCTGGAGGTTACGGCTTGGCTCGAGGACGGTACGATTATGGGGCTAAGCCACCGCCAGTTTCCCCACTTACAGGGCGTGCAGTTCCACCCGGAAAGTATCCTGACTGCAGGCGGCAAACAATTGTTACGCAACTTCCTTGGTGCGATCGTGCCATCAGTCACTCCCTTGCGCTCGCCTGCCTTTTAAGGATTTTGCTACTTAGGAGACTGCAGCCCGAGCAGTCCGCCGTCTGAGAGAATGGACACGCAAACGCGAGGAGTCGGTAAGAAGCGCGAGATGAGACGACGAAAACTATTACGCTTAGCTGGAACGACAGCGATCGCGGCGGCGGCATCGACGTGGGTGTCCGGACGTGGTCCGGTCCGGGCACAGAGCGGCAGCGTGACCGTACGGTGGTTGGGGCACACTTGCTTTTTGTTTGTCGGCGGCGGATTGAGAATTCTGGTCAATCCATTTCGGCAGATCGGCTGCACGGCTGGCTACGCAGTTCCAGCTGTCGATGCAGATTTAGTGCTGATCAGCAGCCAATTACTCGATGAAGGCGATGTCGGACAAGTGCCGGGTAACCCCCAAGTGCTGTTCGAGCCGGGTGCCTACACATTTCGCGGCTTGGAACTCCAAGGCATCGGCATTGCCCACGATCGCGAGGGCGGTCGGCGCTTCGGCACGAATGTAGCGTGGATGTGGGAGCAGGGCGGACTCAAGCTCCTGCACCTCGGCGGCGCTGCTGCCCCCATCGAGATCGAACAGAAAATCTTGATCGGCCGCCCGGATGTCGTCTTCCTACCCGTTGGTAATGGCATCAAAGCCTACACGCCCTCCGAAGCCATAGCAGCATTGGAAACCCTGCGACCTCGCTTAGCAGTACCGACGCACTATCGTACGCAGGCAGCTGACGAAGCAAATTGCGATCTCCTTGCGTTGGACGAGTTTCTCGAACTCGTGGATGAAGTCAGTATCCGCCGCGCCGGCAGTAACGAGTTAACCTTATCGCCGGCCAGCTTGCCGGCTGATGGCACGGTCATTCAGATAATGGGCAATCCACCGTTCGTTCCGATTGCGAACCCGACCCCAACCGAGGCAGACCTTCCTGAAAAATCAGATTCTGCGGGCGAACAAGCTACCCGCCCACAACGTCTGAGGCTGATGTGAACTCCTAACTCCTACCTCTTTCGATCGCGCCAGCTCGGACATGGAGTGCCCGAGCTGGCGTATTTCTGGCGCAGCGTGTATTTACCCTTGTGCTGGCAACACCACCAAACCAAGTCTGAAGCTCACAACCAATGCCAGTTAATCGAACTCCCACTAAAGATCGCGCAATTGGCTAGGCAGGTTTTGATGCGGGCAAAGACGAAGCTAGGTTATGCGGTAACGCCGGTAGACAAGTGTTGCTTGATTTTGGCCCGGAACTCACTCTTCTGCTTTACACCGCGGACTTGGTCCAGGATTTCTTTGTCGCGGAAAAACTGCACCGTTGGCGTCCCGGTAACCATTGCATTCTCAGCAATGTCCGGATCGGCCGTGATGTCAATGGTGACAAAGTGAATTTGTCCGTCGAACTCGTCGACGACCTTATCCAAAATTGGCGTCAGCGTCTTGCAGGGACCGCAGCTGGGCGACACGTACTTCACGATCGTCAGTCGCTCGCTCTCGTGGAATAACTTGCGCAGCGCGTAGCCCCCGTAATGCCGAGTCTGGGTGGCATCAAACGTTACTTCTGCCGCCTCTGCTGTTGCCTCCGGAGGGACATCGCTTTCACGAGCGTCCGGGTTGGTTGCATCCTGGTTTTGGTGAAACTCTCGCACCAAACCGTTGGCTGAGAGATAGCGCTCTGCCAGAAGAGCTGCTTGACAGCCCGTTCCGGCAGCGGTGATGGCTTGGCGGTATTCGCGATCTTGAACGTCACCCGCAGCATAAACCCCTTCGACACTGGTCGCTACCGAGTCGGGTTGGGTGACAATATAGCCCACGGCGTCAAGATCGAGCTGGTCGTGGAACAATTCGGTGTTTGGCGTGTGACCGATCGCGTAGAACAGTCCTTTCGCCTCGATATTACTTTCCTCGCCCGTTTGCTTGTTACGAACGCGGATCCCGTTCATGTAACCGCCGGCTTCTCCGTAGATGTCAATAGCTTCGGTATTCCAGTGAACGGTCACCTTAGGGTTGGTTAAAACGCGGTCTTGCATTGCCTTGCTTGCCCGTAAAGCATTGCGGCGCACTAACAGGTGGACGTGCGAGCCGTACTTTGTAAGGAACACGGCCTCCTCGACCGCCGAGTCACCGCCGCCAATAACGGCCAGTTCGACCCCTTGAAAAATCGGGGTTGCGCCATCGCAGATCGCACAGGCAGAGATGCCGCGGTTCCAAAACTCGCGCTCGCTGGGCAGCCCGAGGCGCTTGGCGGTCGCACCCGTAGCGATAACGATACTGTGGGCTCTGACTTCGCGCTCCTCAGACCGCACTACGAATGGACGCTGGCTGAGGTCGATGGACGTGACGTCTTCGGTGTGGCACTCCGTCCCCCATCGGATGGCTTGTGCCTTCATTCGCTGCATCAGCTCCGGTCCCGTCAATCCTTCAGGAAACCCGGGGAAGTTCTCGACTTCGGTGGTAGTCATCAGCTGTCCGCCCGGCAATCCGCCTGCCTGCAATCCCTCAAACATCAGCGGCTTTAAGTTTGCTCGCGCGGCATAGATCGCAGCAGTGTACCCGGCTGGACCGGAACCGATGATGACTAGATTTTCTACATTCGACATGGTGCTGTCCTATCCAAACTCATAACGACTACGCTTTAATCATTATACTCACAGTTTTATCCCGAATGTAAAGGGGATGTTAAGGGCTTACCGCTCGTTTCTTGGCCGGGGAGTCGCCCCGGTTTGAGATTTTTATTCGCTCGACGAGGACGCGTCGAGGCGCTTGACAATCTGGCTCGCAATGCCGCTGGCGATCGCGCCGAGCATGAGAATCCCGATCGCGGGGGTGAATATTGGCTCCCAAAGTCGGTACCACAGGTCGAGCCCGAGGGGGATGTCAAGCGCGCGACCGACTAAGGCGATCGCCAGCCAGAAAAAGCTCACTAGGACCAAAAACAGATCCACCATCAGCAGGCGATCGAGCCACTGTCTTAATTGCCCTCGAAGTTGCTCGTTCACAGTTTTTCTTTGCTCCTCGTTTATAGCTATTGACCCCAGCGGGGGCGCGGAAGTCTCCGCAAGGGGGTACTCGTCCCAGCTTGCAGCCGCGAGCATCTCCTGAATTTACTGTTCGATTCCATGGAAATCCCAGCCCAGCTCTCAGTGATGTGACGGACGCGCAAGAAAAACGAAGCAGAGCCTAAACCGGCTAAGCGGTTAGCTGGCTACCAATTCTTTGCCCAATCGAAATATACAGACTCATCTCGGCGATATTACCTCACCGGTCAGGGGCTGCGCGAAACTCGCTCGACCAGCTCCTTGCGCAGAAGTGCCGGCGGTAGAGATGGCATTCGACCGCAAGTTATATAGCATATCTACCTTTAGGCATTGCCATAACTTTACAGTTCGTTACATAATCGTTATAGAAGTTAATAAGACTCGTTTCAATGCCAATCAGGGAGGATACCTAAGATGCTGACTATCTTGATTTCACTATTTGTCATCGGATTTGTTGCGGTGGCGCTACTGGGTTCGCAAGCTTATTTCCGCGGCGAGCAGAGTAAGCCGATCCACGAGCGGAACTGGCGCTCTGATTCCTTCGAGCAGCTGTCTGAATCTTTGACAGGCGTAGGAATTAATTTCAACGACCGCGTCCCGGGATTCACGCTGGACACTTTCGCCAGCAACAATTTGCCTGGATAGGCAGTCCCGTCCGAACTGTAAAACCCCGAATCGATACCTCGCAGTCGTTACCAAGTTTCGTTCAACATCGTACAGAGAGGTTGTCTCAAATGCTATCTGTCTTGATTGCCCTATTTGTTATCGGTTTCGTTGCGGCGGCGCTGCTGGGTTCGCAAGCTTATTTCCGCGGCGAGCAGAGTAAGCCGATCCACGAGCGGAACTGGCGCTCTAACTCCTTCGAGAAACTGTCTGAATCGCTTACGGGCAGCCAAATTAACTTCAACGAGCGCGTTCCGGCATTTACGCTAGACACCTACGCCAGCAACAATTTGCCGCGATAGGCAGTCGCATCCGAACTGCAAAAATTTGACTCGATTCCTCGCTAAGAGCCGAACATTGATATGTACGGCTCTTTTGCTATCGATATATGCTCGGGTCGCGCAGATTCCCCCTCTGCAAATCGGCTCCAGTTACCTACAGCGACCATCCGCGTTCCGACAACGCTCGTCTAGCTCGTGCTGCATCGAACTCACGGTCTGATTTCTAACGTGCTACGGTGCGAGAGAATGAATTTGCTCGTTGATTTCAAACGGACGCGATCTTGCCGCGAACCTTTCTCCTGACATCATTTCGAAGCTGGTTGCCATACCAACATTCGACTGCATCCTATGACTTGCTCGCGTTTTTTCGTGCGCAGCCGCTTTTAGGCAAGCGTGTCTTTCTATGCCAACTGCCAGTAGGCACCGAGCGCGCTAGCAAACAAGCGATCGCCTGCATCCAGCAAGAATGCCCCGATGTCGTGCTTTGCTGTGGAATGGTGGAGTCGCGGGCATGCCTCGGACTCGAAACATTCGCTAGCGGAGTTAACTCTACGCTCTCGGTCGCGGCAAACCTAGCGCGATTGATGGTGGGACTACCATGATTACGCATTTGCGAAGATGCCGGTCGGTTTGTCTGTGAGGGGTTGTACTTCCAGATGTTGCAATTTCTGCGGGATGCTAACCAACCCCTGCCTTGCGTCTTTGCTCACTTACCCTTACTTCCCGATCGCAACCGCAACGAGATCGTTGCCGACTTTGCCACAATTGCTGCGCGACTCGTCGGCGTCCCGGCGTTGCCATTTTCGTTACCTAATGAGCCGCTGTCAGCGGCAAGCTCGTTTGGCGGATCGCACTGTGGCAGGGGGACGAATGCGATCGCGCCTGGAATGTCCGAGGAAGCCGTAGCACGTGAATAGGAGCATGTAATTTGAGGAGCGCGGGAACCAACCATCGAATGGGCTTCGCTGTCGCGATCGCGGGTTTGAGTTGGGCAATTGGAGCAGTGGGGGTGCGGGCGGAAACTCTCCGCGTCGGAGTCAATAACTTTCCGCCACTAGTCTTCCTTCGCGAAGAGGAAGCGGACGGCCCCGCTCCGATCGGCTTCAGCATCGATTTGTGGCACCAAGTGGCTCTCGAACTAGATGTTGATACTGAATTCGTTGCTTATCCGAACATCCACACGATGCTTGCCGATGTGGAGGTTGGGGAACTCGATGCCGCGATCGCGGGCATCACGATCACCGCCGAACGCGAGCAAGCAATCGACTTCTCCCACAGTTTCTACGAATCCGGCTTGCAAATTCTCGTGCTCGACCGTGCCACACATCCGGTTGAGGCGTTCTTCGGATACATCTTCTCTTGGACGACGCTACAGGCACTGGGGTTGGTTTTCGGTGTGGCGCTTGGAGCCGCCCACGTGCTTTGGCTTTGCGAGCGACGGACCGACCCGGATATGTTCCCATCGGGGTATTTACGCGGCATTTGGGAAGCGTTTTGGTGGTCGCTCGTAACGGCAACAACCGTGGGCTACGGTGACAAATATCCTCGCAGTGTTATCGGGCGCTTAGTGGCGATCGCGTGGATGTTCTCGGGGATTATGGTGTTTGCATACTTCACAGCAGCCGTCACTGCCAATCGCCTACAAAACCAAATTGACGGACCGGAAGACCTATACGGTCAGCGCGTTGCTGCAGTCCGGGGTACGACCTCGGCTGAATTCCTTGCCGGTCGCCCGGTCAAGATTGTTAATGCCAGCGATCCAGAGCAAGCTTACAACTTACTGCGTACAGAGGACGTTCGGGCTGTTGTTAACGATTCGCCAACGCTTCTGTACTTTGCATCCCAGAATCCGGAGTTTGCAGTTGTCGGCGATGTCTTCGAGCGCCAGCAATACGGCGTTGCCCTGCCAGAAGGTAGTTCGTACACCGAGTCGGTGAATCGGGTACTGTTGCGCCTTAGAGAAAGTGGCAAACTCCAGGCAATCGAGCGCCGGTGGTCATTGGGCAACGATCCCTCTAATTAGCAGAGTCTTTCTGGCGTGAGGGGCGACTGTTAATCAACAGACGGTGCGACCCGGTTGCCCTTGCCCCCGGCACTAAACCTCTACACAAGTATCGTCGCGACAGTAGAACGCGATCGCCGTGTTGCCGTAAGTTTTCTGTCGGCAGAGCTCTAATCCTTTCACTGCGATGGGAGTCCAGCGTTTGGGGTCGTACTCGGCTGCGAGTTCGCCCTCTGGGTCCAGCACACCAATGTCCGTGGCAGTCTTCAACACCTTGGCGTAAAGATCGCTGTTGTAAGGTGGGTCAAAATATATACAGTCAAACTGCTCGCCGCATAGAGTCGGAAGCACCAGGCGGATATCTCCACGCAGGAGCCGGAAGCGACTGTCATCAGCGACTTGCTGCCAGTTACGCCGCACGATGCGACACGCTCGTCCTGACTGCTCGATGCCGACTGCCAATGCTGCACCGCGACATAGTGCCTCTGCACCCATCGAGCCGCTGCCTGCACACAAATCTAGCCAGCGACAGTCGGAAATGCGAGCCTGCCAAATATCGAACACGGACGAACGCACGCGGCTGGCTGTCGGGCGCGTTGCCAATCCGGGTAGGGTTTCAATGCGACGGTTGCCGTAAATACGCATGGCGAGACAAGTGAGCCGTCAAGCAGTATGGCGTTATTTTTACGCTAGCCCGACTGCTTAAGGATCTACAAGTAGTGGTGGGCCGTAGCTAAGTCAGGGCATGGCTTACAGGCTATTTTGGCTAACCCGGTTTTAGCTAACTCGATCGATTTGGAAATGTATTATCCCTGCCTCGGTTTCTCCTGACAATTTTTCCTTGCACCTTCTCCTTTGTCTCAGAAGCCGTTTGAAAAGCCGAGTTGCGCGAAATCGGGCACATGCATTGCGCAGAGGGACTAGGACTTTGGCGAGGTCCTATGGGTTT
The sequence above is drawn from the Rubidibacter lacunae KORDI 51-2 genome and encodes:
- the pstS gene encoding phosphate ABC transporter substrate-binding protein PstS; translation: MNRDFFRRSRFWMLVAIAGLFIACQPFAPPTAPPGSSESSPSASVASPEPVAESVFLNGAGATFPAPLYQRWFAEYNRQHPNIQVNYQPVGSGVGIQQMVSGTVDFGASDIAMTDEQIASVSDGVVLLPMTAGSIAVVYNLPDIGSGLKLSRSVLPGIFSGQIDRWNAPPIAELNPDLALPDTPIALVHRSDGSGTTAAFTAHLSAISDAWRSQVGSGLSVQWPAGIGVKSNSGVSAQVQQASGTIGYVEYSYAHLLGLSTAALENRSGNYVEPTLETTAIALDSVELPDDLRAFVTDPDGPDAYPIATYSWVLAYRTYDDPIKAATLREVLQWALADGQAMSAELGYVPLSTDVTRRVADAIEQIGPPAS
- a CDS encoding cob(I)yrinic acid a,c-diamide adenosyltransferase, which encodes MTGRTGIGIRTAQVRSERAVGQLHVYDGAGKGKSQAALGVVLRAIGLGINSAEPTRVLLLRFLKGPGRTYDEDAAIAALQRGFPHLIDQVRTGRAEFFGKDEITRFDEIEAQRGWDIAKGAIASGLYSIVVLDELNPVLDLGLLPVEEVLRSLRQKPESLEVIATGRGAPQALLDLADLHSEMKPHATKDCAVEGIEIYTGAGKGKSTSALGKALQAIGRGISSDWSHRALVLQWLKGGTGYTEDAAIAALKQSYPELIDHQRCGRDAIVWRGKQEEIDFVEAERGWEIAKAAIASGAYKTIILDELNPTVDLELLPSDEIAQTLLRKPPATEVIITGRCTTRPSYFDIASVYSEMVCHKHYAERGVDLKRGVDF
- a CDS encoding GNAT family N-acetyltransferase produces the protein MGTYDRASDRPAAEINDLRAVERLLQSMLPAPGDRAELIAEGNRLHVFLFADDPTANPSASIALLREQLARRCEPESSRDPAADSSRTFEFLRVYGYRRRDTTLAWFRQIRLLDFPDPCQLANVRPACPEDGDAIVEIQLAAIAASTADHYCPQQIEALCEDKSHRRDYGEYLFVAERDGTALGFGALNGPRNTIHAIYVRPEYFRQGIGSQLLERLETEALRRDRPALYVCSSRYAEPFYRTCGFHKVGDFAASVRQTSIPCIGMIAELLPKRQPRELLAKRRWQFVRHVGLILVAILLVHVLL
- a CDS encoding TIGR04283 family arsenosugar biosynthesis glycosyltransferase, translated to MASATLSVIIPALNEADGLEKTLASAIVPNAGIEVIVADGGSTDATVAIARAQGVRVVVHGRAGRAQQMNAGAAVAAGEILLFLHADTCLPEDYAACVRTALVPSDAIAGAFELGIDAPGIGLRCIEWGVWQRSHWLQLPYGDQALFLRAADFRALGGFPPLPILEDLELVRQLRRQGRVAIVPQRVLTSGRRWQEFGIVRTTLLNQAILAGRALGVPPARLARWYCGIRARQLRLARDRYSST
- a CDS encoding DUF3285 domain-containing protein; translated protein: MPAGDKPAPPTAEPPPSYVKLAMRNMVRKRGKSVYHFVLSTIGLLALFVGLSYLTR
- the ybeY gene encoding rRNA maturation RNase YbeY, producing the protein MDASPPMAEPPTLSVEVCVQVTDAIAALADIPRDSEHWTQWIATWLAVAPKIPPSGTGYELALRLCDDAEIQYLNANYRDRDRPTDVLAFASLETDMPDPTALELPEASAEPLYLGDIIISVETARRQAAERHHALSLELVWLATHGLLHLLGWDHPSADALAAMLACQEIMLRNSNHWQKERALTLGHSELADYT
- a CDS encoding diacylglycerol kinase family protein — protein: MSNFSSTAPRKGKLAAAEDFSRYVPSASVETEAPRGARAERSERRLAWKVAPNLLVSFRYAWAGVHYAFVTQRNFRIHCTVGVLALALGAFLQVGTVELAVVGLTAALVMVLELLNTAIESVVDLTVRQTYHELAKTAKDCAAGAVLIAAIASVVVAGLILLPPLATLVLGS